A genomic region of Arachis hypogaea cultivar Tifrunner chromosome 5, arahy.Tifrunner.gnm2.J5K5, whole genome shotgun sequence contains the following coding sequences:
- the LOC140184587 gene encoding ribonucleoside-diphosphate reductase large subunit-like: MKDDSIEGIYGTLKECAVVSKSAGGIGVSVHNICATGSYIRGTNGTSNCIDQRGGKRKVESSHMYNSWGCKSMQKNFFFSVRKSLVEFDEVLEEC; encoded by the exons ATGAAAGATGATAGTATAGAGGGAATATATGGTACTTTGAAGGAGTGTGCTGTCGTTAGCAAATCAGCAGGGGGAATTGGTGTTTCTGTTCACAATATATGTGCCACTGGCAGCTACATACGTGGAACAAATGGGACATCCAATTGTATTGATCAAAGAGGAGGCAAGAGGAAAG TGGAATCATCACATATGTACAACTCTTGGGGTTGCAAATCAATGCAGAAAAATTTCTTCTTCAGCGTAAGAAAGAGCCTAGTTGAATTTGATGAAGTATTGGAG gagtgctga